The following are encoded together in the Cynocephalus volans isolate mCynVol1 chromosome 4, mCynVol1.pri, whole genome shotgun sequence genome:
- the LOC134377079 gene encoding olfactory receptor 10S1-like, protein MKKRMEYPNQTVVSHFFLQGLMDTAEHSSLFFLLFLLIYSITMTGNLLILITVGSDLHLHSPMYHFLGHLSFLDACLSTVTVPKVMAGLVTLDGNVISFEGCAVQLCCFHFLASTECFLYTVMAYDRYLAICQPLHYQVAMNRRMCAGLAGITWAIGAVHSAIHTSLTFRLLYCGPHHIAYFFCDIPPVLKLACADTTINELVMLASIGVVAAGCLVLIVTSYVFIVAAVLRIRTAQGRQRAFSTCTAHLVVVLLYYMPPVCIYLQPHSSGPGAGAPAVFYTIVTPMLNPFIYTLRNKEVKRALMRLLCQGSQEAPAGSPPP, encoded by the coding sequence TACCCGAACCAGACTGTGGTGAGCCACTTCTTTCTGCAGGGTCTGATGGACACAGCTGAACATTCtagcctcttcttcctcctcttcctcctcatctaTAGCATAACCATGACTGGGAACCTACTTATTCTCATAACTGTGGGCTCTGACCTTCACCTCCACTCCCCAATGTACCACTTCCTGGGACACCTATCCTTCCTGGATGCATGTCTGTCCACAGTGACAGTGCCCAAAGTCATGGCAGGCCTGGTGACTCTGGATGGGAATGTGATCTCCTTTGAGGGCTGTGCTGTACAGCTTTGCTGCTTCCACTTCCTGGCCAGCACCGAGTGCTTTCTGTACACAgtcatggcctatgaccgctaccTGGCCATCTGTCAACCCCTGCATTACCAAGTGGCCATGAACAGGCGGATGTGTGCAGGGCTGGCTGGGATCACTTGGGCCATAGGTGCCGTGCATTCTGCAATCCATACCTCCCTCACCTTCCGCCTGCTCTACTGTGGGCCTCACCACATCGCCTACTTCTTCTGTGACATCCCCCCCGTGCTGAAGCTAGCCTGTGCAGACACCACCATTAACGAGCTTGTCATGCTTGCCAGCATTGGTGTTGTGGCTGCAGGCTGCCTGGTCCTCATCGTCACATCTTATGTCTTCATCGTGGCAGCTGTGCTGCGGATCCGCACAGCCCAGGGCAGGCAGCGCGCCTTCTCCACCTGCACTGCCCACCTCGTGGTGGTGCTGCTGTACTACATGCCACCTGTCTGTATCTACCTACAGCCTCACTCCAGTGGGCCAGGAGCTGGGGCCCCTGCTGTCTTCTACACAATAGTCACTCCCATGCTCAACCCTTTCATTTACACTCTGCGGAACAAAGAGGTGAAGAGGGCTCTGATGAGGCTTTTGTGCCAAGGCTCCCAAGAAGCTCCAGCAGGCAGCCCACCCCCATAA